Within the Flavobacteriales bacterium genome, the region GGAGTACCGGTTCAATGTGAAGGCAAGAAACGGCGACGGCGTATGGAACAGAAACCCGGCAAGCATCGGGATGATTCTGATCGAGCCGCCTTTTTGGCTCACCACATGGTTTTATGTGGTATGTACCATCGGTCTGATCGTATTTGTTTTCCTGTTCATCAAATTCAGGGAAAGACGCCTGCAGCAGGAAAAACGCGAACTGGAAAACATTGTGGCGGAACGTACCAGGGAAGTGGTGGAACAAAAGGAAATCATCGAGGCCAAGAACAAGGATATCACCGATAGCATCAACTACGCACGACGCATCCAGGAGGCCCTGCTTCCACCCGGTAACCTGGAAAGCCAGGCTTTCTCCGATTCCTTCGTGTTGTTCAGACCCAAAGACATCGTCAGCGGCGATTTCTACTGGTTCGGAACCAGGGCGGGTATTGCCCACCTGGCAGCGGTGGACTGCACCGGACATGGTGTGCCGGGTGCATTCATGTCTATGATCGGACACAACCTGCTGAACCAGATCATCCTTGAACAGGGCATCGCTGAACCCGGAGAAATCCTGACCGCATTGAACCGCCGCCTAAAAAAAGCATTCAATCGAAGCAAGCGTGAAAACGATACCCGCGACGGGATGGACATGGCGCTGTGTTCCATCGATAGCAAAACCGGACAACTGATGTTTGCAGGCGCCATGCGGCCATTGTACATGTTCGCCGACAACGAGCTCAAGGAGATCAAAGGCGACAAACAACCCATCGGCGGTCTTACCAGTGATGATTTTCATTTTACCACCCATCGCCTGGATTGGGCAGAGGGGGATGCATTTTACATCTTCTCCGACGGATATGCAGACCAGTTCGGCGGCCCGTCGGGCAAAAAGTTCATGAGCAAAAAGCTTCGTGAAATCATCACTGGAATGCAGCATCAGACCATGCAGGAGCAGCTGAAAAAACTGGTTTCCGAATTCGAATCATGGAAAGGAAAGGAAGTGCAGGTAGACGATGTGCTGGTAATGGGCGTACGCCGCTGACCCCCCCTGATTCCATGACCGTGCTTTTTTTATACCTTAGTGTGCTGATAGTGCAGGTTTGAAGAGCGTGCTCAGACATACATACACCCGCTTTCTGATCGCCGGTTGTTTTTCGCTGTTCATCCATCGCGGAGTGAAGGCGCAGGACCTGAAGTTCAGTCGTGTTGAAGGGCTTTCACAAAGTGTTGTGAACTGCATCCTTCAAGACAGCAAAGGCTTTATGTGGTTCGGTACCCAAACCGGACTGAACCTTTATGACGGGTATTCATTTACCATTTTCAAAAACAACCCCCTTGATTCGAATTCCATGTCGCATAGCTATGTCCAGTGCCTGCTGGAAGGCAGCGACGGATCGATCTGGGTGGGGACCGACGGCGGTGGACTTAACCGGTACAACCGGCTGACCAATACCTTCTCATCTTATAAACACGACCCGAAGGATTTCTACAGCCTGAGCGGCGACCAGATCAAGGCACTGCTGCAAACCAAAGATGGAACTTTATGGGTGGGAACAGAAAACGGCCTGTGTGCCATGAATATCTCCACCGGTAAATGCATCCGGTATCAGAAAGACGATAAAGACCGGAACAGCATCAGTTACAACAAGGTGAGTTGTCTTGCTCAGGACGCAAAGGGAATCATTTGGATCGGTACGGAAAATGGCGGCCTGAACAGTTTCAATCCGTCCACTGGCAAGTTTGCTCACTACTTCAACAATGCCGATGAACACAGTGGAATCGGTAGCAATTGGGTAACGGCCATCCTGCCGGATTCAGAGGGAAAACTGTGGGTGGGCTCATTCGATAAAGGATTGACGGTTTTCAATCCGTCCACAGGAAAAAGCGAATATTTCACCGACAGTTCCCAGGTGAGCATCTGTCACACCCGGGTTACCGATATCAAGGAATTATCGGATGGCAATGTATGGATCACCACGTATAACGGGATCAGTGTTTACAACCGCAAAACCGGGAAGTTCAAGTGCATTCGGCCCGATTCTGATTATGAATACAGCTTGAGCAGTCCGCAAATACGCTGTCTGCTGGAAGATGATGCGGGAACCGTTTGGGTAGGTACATATGGCGGCGGCGTAAATGCCTATTTCAAAGGAAGACAGAAGTTCAGGTATTACCGACAGGAAACCAATGTGCCGACCACGCTTTCCAGCAATACCATTATGTGCTTTGCAGAGGTGGATGATGCAACCGTGTGGATTGGAACCGTTGAAGGCGGGATATCCGTCTGGAACAGAAAACTGGATGAGTTCTCCCACATAGAAAAAGATGGTCCGGAAGGCTTGACCCATCAATCCGTCATCAGCCTGCTGAAAGACTCAAGAGGCAAGATCTGGGCCGGAACGTGGGGCAGGGGGCTGCAGGCATATGATCCCGCAACCGGCAAATTCACACATTACCGGAAAGCCAACCCTGGAACACGTCCGGGCGGACTCTATGTAAGCAATCAAACCGTGCTCTCGCTGGCCGAAGACCCGAAAGGCAAGATCTGGGCCGGTACATTCGCCGGTATCAATATCTATGACCCGAAGACCGAATCTTTCAGTTACCTGACAATGGATGAAGGACTGAGCGATAACGTGATCTATAGTTTGTATGCCGCCAGCAACGATGTGATGTGGATCGGAACGCTGAACGGAGGATTGGATGCCTATGATTTGCATACAGGGGAGTTCACCCACTACCAGAAGCAGAAAGACAATACCGGTATCAGCGACAATGCCATCTATAGCATTTATGAAGACGAAAAGGGCTTCATCTGGCTTGGCACCGGAAACGGCTTGTGTAAATTGAATCCTGCTACGGGCAGGTTCGAAAATTACTATGAGGCCAATGGGCTTCCCAGCAATGTGATCCTCGGAATCGTGCCGGATGACAAGGGCAACCTGTGGCTGAGTACGAGCGACAAGGGCATTGCACGTTTTACGCCGGCCGCTGGCAGAGAGAAGATTGAGGTGCGGTCCTACGATGTGGATGATGGTCTGCAGAACAATGAGTTCAACCAGGGTGCCTATTGCAAGCTGGCCAGTGGAGAGATCCTGTTCGGAGGGATCAAAGGGTTCAATGCTTTTCTGCCGTCCGATGTCAGGGAAAACAACCATGTGCCGCCGGTCTACATCAAATCATTCCGCACCCTGGGCCAGGAACTGAAGCTGGATACCAACATCATCGATAAGAAATACATCGAACTGGATTATAAGGATGCCGTGTTTTTATCCTTCGAAGTGGTTGGCCTGGATTACATCCGCCCTGCCAAAAACCAGTATAAGTTCAAGATGGAAGGTCTCGAAGACAACTGGCGCCCTGCCGGTCAGAACCGGTTCCCCCAATACACCAACCTGAAAGGCGGACATTACGTTTTCCGGGTCATGGCCTCCAACAGCGATGACCTGTGGAACCAGCATGAAACAACCCTGTCGATATATGTAGTGCCTCCGTTCTGGGAAACGGAATGGTTCCTGACCCTCTGTACCATTGTTGTGGTAGCGGGTGTATTCGGCTTCATCCGTTGGCGTACCCAGCAGATCCAAAGGGAAAACAAAGTACTGGAAGGAAAGGTGGCCGAAAGAACCCGCGAGCTGGCCCAGAAGAACGAAGACATCACGTCCAGCATCATGTATGCCCAACGCATACAGCAAGCCATTCTGCCTTCCAAGGACACCGTATGCAAACAATTGAAGGCTGCCTTTATCCTGTACCTGCCCAAAGACATTGTCAGCGGTGACTTTTACTGGTACGGGCAACGTGACGGGTTGCATATCATTGCGGCGGTAGACTGCACCGGACATGGTGTTCCGGGTGCGTTTATGTCGATGATCGGTACCAACCTGCTGAACCAGATCGTTCTGGAACAAGGTGTCACCAGGCCGTCTGAAATTCTCAACAAGTTGAACGACGGGGTACAGCGTGCCCTGCAACAAGGACATCACGAAGTGGAAACCACAGATGGTATGGATGTGGCACTTTGTTCATTCGACCCGCAGAAAATGGAAATTCAGTTTGCAGGTGCGTATCGACCGCTGTTCATTTTCAATGCATCCGGATTTGAAATGAAGTCGGGGAATAAGTTCCCGATCGGAGGTGTGCAGGTCAACGAAGCACGGGTGTTCACCAACCACAAAATAAAGGTGGAACCCGGAGATCGGATCTACCTTTTCTCGGATGGTTATGTAGACCAGTTTGGTGGTGAACTCGGAAAGAAATTCATGACCAAGCGCTTCCGTCAATTGCTCCTGCATCTCGATAAGCTACCTATGCCTGAACAGGCAAAATTGTTGAGAGAAAAGTTTGAAGAATGGCGCGGCAAGGAAGAGCAGGTGGATGACGTGCTGGTCATCGGAATCCGTTTCTGACGATGTTAATCCATTGGCATGATTGTTGATTTTTAACGGCAAGTTCAAGTTACAACCCATCCAGATATGCAAAAAAACAGTTCGCTCATCGCATTGGCCACAGCAATCACGGCCGGTTTTGTTTTGTTTTCCGCCTGTTCCAAAGACAGGGATGATACCGAAACGCAATCGGCCACCGACAACGGCATCGCCGAAAACGAATTCTCCACCATCTATTCCGTCATGAACAACGTGATCATCCGGGAACCGGGCACGAAAAAGACTTCGAACCTCTGTCCGGATGTGACCGTATCCGATTCACTTGATCCCTGGCCTCACAGTGCCACGCTTGATTTCGGTACGGGTTGTTTGGGTGACGACGGAAGGTACCGGACAGGCCAGATCGAACTGACCATTGATAAACCCTGGAGTCAGCAGGGCAGCACGGTAAATGCCCGCCTGGTGAACTACACGGTGAACGGCCTCAAATGCACCGGAACCCTTACCGCGGTGAATCAAACCGCCAAAGGAGCCAATCAGCAGGTGTATCAATACAAAGTATCGGATGCCAGCATTGAACTTGGCGATGGAACCATCACCTGGCAGTCGACCCGCACACTTACATTCCTTTCCGGCTTTGCCACCAAAGACGACCGCACCGATGACATCTATGAAATCACCGGTAGCTCTTCCGGTACCAACAGAAAAGGTACATCATATGCAGTGGACATCACCACACCCGTGCACATCGACGGCAGCTGCAAATGGATTCCATCGGGTGTGATTGAACTCACGCCTGAAGGTCTGGCAACACGTAAGGTTGATTACGGAGACGGAACCTGCGACAACAAGGCCACGGTTACCATCAAAGGGAGATCCTACCAAATTCTTTTACCCTGATTCCCCCGGTGAATACCGCATCAAATGGAAATTTACGCCCCGGTATCCTGCACCGGGGCTTTCTTTTTGAAAATCAGCGCCGAAAGTGTTTGCCAAAGCAACAAATTTATATATTTGTTAATCCGAAAGGAATGACCGGGGCCGATAGAAACGCATGACCTTTTGGTATGGCTCGTTCAAAGGATCGAAATAATTCGGCTGATGATTGATATTTTTGATTTCTACGACAAGATGCAACGCAGCAATATCATGCTGTCGTTTAAGGGGGAAATTACATCTGAGTTGTTGGGTTCCATTCTTCAGATCATGGAGAACAAACTGGAAAACATCAACGAGGAGCCCAAGGTCAAAAAGAAAGTTTTCAATGTATTGGTCGAGTGCCTCCAGAACCTTTACCATCACCTGGATGTGGAAGATGAGGCAAGTTTGACGGAAGAAGAATTGAGGGGAAAGAAATCAGCCATTTTCATGATCGGCCGGGAGAATGCGAACTACTACGTGATGACCGGTAACTACATCCTCACTGATCGCATTCAGGGATTGAAGGAAAGACTTGACAAGATCAACTCAATGTCCAAGGAAGAGTTGAAAGACTATTATAAAGAGGTGCTGAACAATGAAGAATTCAGCTCCAAAGGCGGAGGTGGATTGGGAATGATTGATATCGCCCGAAAAACAGGCCAAAAGCTTGATTATTTTTTCAAACCCGTTGATGATGTGTATTCATTCTTCAGTTTGCATATTAAAATAGTGCAATAAAAGTAAATATGGAAGCAATTGTAATAGAAGGTACCCCCAAAACTCCCGTAGTGAACTTTGATGCTACAGGTGGTGTCCTGGAAATCAAAGGACGGTCCATTCCTGAAAATGCCATCGAATTCTATAAGCCCCTCATCGAATGGATAGAAGGGTATTCGGGCGCACCCAAAGCACAAACCAATGTCAATATCCAGTTGGAATATTTCAACACCAGTTCCTCCAAATGCATCCTGGATGTATTCAAGAAGCTGGAAGCCATTCATAAGGCCGGAAACGACATGGTGGTAAACTGGTACTATGAAGAGGATGATGAGGACATGCAGGAAGCTGGTGAAGACTACCAGGCCATCATCGGCATCCCCTTCAAGCTCATCGAGATCGAGGAGTAAAACTCCGCAGCGATAAAAGAACCAATCCCCGCCGGGTAACCGGTGGGGATTTTTTTATGTTCGGCGCTGTAACCTGGGACTGTTGAAATGCTTTGAACCACATAGGCACATAGGGGCACAATAGAAATTCATGTAGGCTATGTGTTCTTTGTGCTTATGTGGTTCAAAACCATTACCTACATAAAGAACGATCACCCGGCAATGGGAAAATTCCCACTACGTGCGCCCGATGTTAAACGAGAAATGAAGAATGATTGACTACTTCCCCGCCAACCGACCGGCCAGGCGTCCGAGGTAATCCATGCACTTTTTCAGTACATCGAAGTAGAGTGTGATGTAAAGCATGAGGCACATAAGCCAGATCACAATCAGGTTTACCCAGAAAGTATCTACATAAGCTCCCAGCAATTTTTTTCTGGGTGCAAAGAAATGTGTACGCAGCCCGCTGTTGAACAACGGATCAAGGTAAATCGGGTCGGCGCGTTGCACCAGTTCGCCCTCCCATTCGATGATCTTGTCCATGTCATTGGTTTTTCGCACCAGGTCGGTCAGGCTTTCATTCTGGTATTCGTTTTTGGCTTCGATGAATTCAGCACGGCCATCTTCGGATGCCTGCATTTTGGAAATCACCTTGTCCTTTTTCTGGCTGGCTTTGTTGTACCTTTTGATGTAGAATTTGTTGAGCGCATCCAGGTATTGTTTCGTTTTGGATGCAACCGAT harbors:
- a CDS encoding DUF1987 domain-containing protein, which codes for MEAIVIEGTPKTPVVNFDATGGVLEIKGRSIPENAIEFYKPLIEWIEGYSGAPKAQTNVNIQLEYFNTSSSKCILDVFKKLEAIHKAGNDMVVNWYYEEDDEDMQEAGEDYQAIIGIPFKLIEIEE
- a CDS encoding SpoIIE family protein phosphatase, producing MLRHTYTRFLIAGCFSLFIHRGVKAQDLKFSRVEGLSQSVVNCILQDSKGFMWFGTQTGLNLYDGYSFTIFKNNPLDSNSMSHSYVQCLLEGSDGSIWVGTDGGGLNRYNRLTNTFSSYKHDPKDFYSLSGDQIKALLQTKDGTLWVGTENGLCAMNISTGKCIRYQKDDKDRNSISYNKVSCLAQDAKGIIWIGTENGGLNSFNPSTGKFAHYFNNADEHSGIGSNWVTAILPDSEGKLWVGSFDKGLTVFNPSTGKSEYFTDSSQVSICHTRVTDIKELSDGNVWITTYNGISVYNRKTGKFKCIRPDSDYEYSLSSPQIRCLLEDDAGTVWVGTYGGGVNAYFKGRQKFRYYRQETNVPTTLSSNTIMCFAEVDDATVWIGTVEGGISVWNRKLDEFSHIEKDGPEGLTHQSVISLLKDSRGKIWAGTWGRGLQAYDPATGKFTHYRKANPGTRPGGLYVSNQTVLSLAEDPKGKIWAGTFAGINIYDPKTESFSYLTMDEGLSDNVIYSLYAASNDVMWIGTLNGGLDAYDLHTGEFTHYQKQKDNTGISDNAIYSIYEDEKGFIWLGTGNGLCKLNPATGRFENYYEANGLPSNVILGIVPDDKGNLWLSTSDKGIARFTPAAGREKIEVRSYDVDDGLQNNEFNQGAYCKLASGEILFGGIKGFNAFLPSDVRENNHVPPVYIKSFRTLGQELKLDTNIIDKKYIELDYKDAVFLSFEVVGLDYIRPAKNQYKFKMEGLEDNWRPAGQNRFPQYTNLKGGHYVFRVMASNSDDLWNQHETTLSIYVVPPFWETEWFLTLCTIVVVAGVFGFIRWRTQQIQRENKVLEGKVAERTRELAQKNEDITSSIMYAQRIQQAILPSKDTVCKQLKAAFILYLPKDIVSGDFYWYGQRDGLHIIAAVDCTGHGVPGAFMSMIGTNLLNQIVLEQGVTRPSEILNKLNDGVQRALQQGHHEVETTDGMDVALCSFDPQKMEIQFAGAYRPLFIFNASGFEMKSGNKFPIGGVQVNEARVFTNHKIKVEPGDRIYLFSDGYVDQFGGELGKKFMTKRFRQLLLHLDKLPMPEQAKLLREKFEEWRGKEEQVDDVLVIGIRF